ATATCGATTTGGTCTTGAATTTTTAAATGGAATCACCTTCTTCGAGTGATCAAATCCGGCAATTCCAACCACTCATCACTTGACGAAAGTGAATCTTTCCTCGCAGGCGCATACACCCTTTATTTATCTCTTAGACATGATACTGCCTGATTTGATATAAGAGTGGATGAAGATCTCACATGTGAATATGTATATAACCTGACAGCTTGCATAACGATGCTTTATAATTGTGAAAGCTCCACAAATAAGTCTAAGGATTGAGTATCTGTTTGGCATGGAGTAGTTGTTGTTGCCAGTCACCGGAAGGTTCGAGCGTCTCGAAACCGGCTATAGCCTCTTCCAGCTCTTCCAGTTTAGCGAGTGCTTCGGGTGTGCCTTCTTCGTTGTACTTTTTCCGAAGTACCCTGATTTTTTCCGCATCCTGGATTCCTTCCACCAGCCGTTCAAAGCGGATGGAGCTGCGGGCATCGGGATAAACCATGTAGGTGTCTCCTGCCGGCCATGTACGAAAGCGGGAGTCGGTCAGCGGATTTTCCACCCAGGAGTTGTAAGCCCAACGCAGGAATCCATCGAAATCGCATGCCACTGCGTACCATGCGGCGTATACCGATTCAGCCGACGGGGAAAAGGTGAACATGTTGGGAAAACTGTCGGCGCAGCTGACGTAGTAGGTGGTGATGAGCCCCTTCGCTCTGCGTGCTGCAATCTCCTCTTTGCTTACCTTAGCCTCTGCCCCCACACAGATATCTCTGATCCATGGGTATTCCTGGTAACTCTTGTGGTTGTCGGCAAGAGAGACGCCCAGATCGGGAGCGTAGCGCTCCAGCAGTTCCAGTGCTGCCTTCATGTCAGCCGGGGCACGCTCATCCATGGCGATATTGGTTTTTTCCAGCCATCCCTTTTCCCTGAGGTGACGGGTGAAGTCTTTCAGGAAGACTCCCCACAGCTCTTCATATTCCTTCGACTGTGCCTTCAGCTCCACGGTAACCAGTTCGCCCTTTTCCATGTCGTGGTAGTGCATCTGGTTGTTCCAGGTGAGGAGTGAGTAACAATTGATCATTCTGTCGATACCCAGCTCCATCATAAACGCGACCCACCGGTCGAAGACGGTATAGTCGAAGCTCCAGCTCCGGTCTTTGTTTTTCGTCCAGATGATCATGTCGGCATAGGGATCGTAGCACTGGTTGTTCCAGGGATCCTTGTTCAGGGTAGCGGTAATCACCTTCTGACCAGCATCTGCCAGCATTTGCATGAGCGGGCGCATCTTCTCGAAATGTGCCTCGCTCCAGAGCTCCAGCCCATGTACCCGTGCCACGGCAGAAGGGTGTTGCCAGAGGTCGAGGTGATAGAGCCATTCAGATGGTGGTGGCAGCTGCTGATCCACCACCTCCAGTTCAATCTCAAACTCCTGTGGCGATTGATTTAGGGCATGGATGATTGCTTTTCCCCGATAATTCCCGGCGGCAGCATCGGCCGGTATGTTGAAGGTGAGCCAGAGCGGTCTCACTGTTTTTGCCTCCAGGTCGAAGCACTCCAGGTGATCCAGCATATCGGGTGCCAGTGAGGCGGGGAAGTCGTCCGGCTTGCGGTGACCGCAACCGGGACCATACTCATCGGTCATCACGTATCGAACGAATCGTGCCTGAGCAATTGAAGAGGGAATTGTGCCCCCATTGCCCATGAAGTCGTTGAACCCACACTCCACCTGCCGGATATCCTCAGAACTCCATAGCAGAATTTGAGCGGATACTTTCTCCCCTTTCCATCCCGTTACCTTGACACTCTTCACCGGTGCTATCTCCGGTGCTACAGACTTGGGCAACTTTTTATCTACTGAAATAAATGAGGCATGCAGTCCTGCCGTCACGTGTGACCA
This genomic window from Dysgonomonadaceae bacterium zrk40 contains:
- a CDS encoding DUF4091 domain-containing protein, yielding MKDPTNDTLSDWSHVTAGLHASFISVDKKLPKSVAPEIAPVKSVKVTGWKGEKVSAQILLWSSEDIRQVECGFNDFMGNGGTIPSSIAQARFVRYVMTDEYGPGCGHRKPDDFPASLAPDMLDHLECFDLEAKTVRPLWLTFNIPADAAAGNYRGKAIIHALNQSPQEFEIELEVVDQQLPPPSEWLYHLDLWQHPSAVARVHGLELWSEAHFEKMRPLMQMLADAGQKVITATLNKDPWNNQCYDPYADMIIWTKNKDRSWSFDYTVFDRWVAFMMELGIDRMINCYSLLTWNNQMHYHDMEKGELVTVELKAQSKEYEELWGVFLKDFTRHLREKGWLEKTNIAMDERAPADMKAALELLERYAPDLGVSLADNHKSYQEYPWIRDICVGAEAKVSKEEIAARRAKGLITTYYVSCADSFPNMFTFSPSAESVYAAWYAVACDFDGFLRWAYNSWVENPLTDSRFRTWPAGDTYMVYPDARSSIRFERLVEGIQDAEKIRVLRKKYNEEGTPEALAKLEELEEAIAGFETLEPSGDWQQQLLHAKQILNP